A genomic stretch from Flavobacterium sp. KS-LB2 includes:
- a CDS encoding N-acetylglucosamine kinase — translation MRLLVDSGSTKADWIAIDDAGKVLFTTQTLGLNPEILDGDEIVERLNDRFDILQNKKEATHLFFYGAGCGTERMKISLSQIFQDYFPNAIIVVEEDTYAAVYATTPKGEKAIVSILGTGSNCSYFDGKELHQKVQSLGYIVMDDCSGNVFGKELIRKYYFNKMPKELAVEFEKEYDLDPDAIKSKLYKEANPNAYLATFAKFLIQHKDTEFCRKIILKGMKSFVKNYIKQFDNCKEVPVHFVGSIAFYLKDELQETFDKYELQLGNVLRRPIDGLIAYHIANK, via the coding sequence ATGAGATTATTAGTTGATAGTGGTTCTACTAAAGCCGATTGGATTGCGATAGATGATGCCGGGAAAGTGTTGTTTACCACACAAACATTAGGATTAAATCCTGAAATTCTTGATGGAGATGAGATTGTTGAACGTCTAAATGATCGTTTTGATATTTTGCAGAATAAAAAAGAGGCTACTCATTTATTTTTCTATGGCGCAGGTTGTGGAACGGAAAGAATGAAAATTTCACTTTCACAAATTTTTCAAGACTATTTCCCAAATGCTATTATTGTTGTTGAAGAAGATACTTATGCTGCGGTTTATGCAACAACGCCTAAAGGTGAAAAAGCAATAGTTAGCATATTAGGAACAGGTTCAAACTGTAGCTATTTTGATGGAAAAGAATTGCATCAAAAAGTACAATCATTAGGATATATTGTAATGGATGATTGTAGTGGAAATGTTTTTGGAAAAGAGCTAATTAGAAAGTATTATTTCAATAAAATGCCAAAAGAATTAGCAGTTGAGTTTGAGAAAGAATACGATTTAGATCCAGATGCTATTAAAAGTAAATTATACAAAGAAGCAAATCCTAATGCTTACTTAGCAACATTTGCTAAGTTCTTAATTCAACATAAAGACACTGAATTTTGCAGAAAAATAATTTTGAAAGGAATGAAATCTTTTGTGAAAAATTATATCAAACAATTTGATAATTGTAAAGAAGTACCTGTTCACTTTGTGGGTTCAATTGCCTTTTATTTGAAAGATGAATTGCAAGAGACTTTTGATAAATATGAATTACAATTAGGTAATGTACTTAGAAGACCTATTGATGGTCTTATAGCATATCATATCGCAAATAAATAA
- a CDS encoding RidA family protein: protein MKKIIFTESAPAPIGPYNQAVLKGNTLYTSGQIAINPSTGELVTDTIEVETEQVMQNMKAVLHEAGMTFENVVKTTIFIMNMNDFGKINTIYGSYFNEKTAPARETVQVACLPKNVNVEISMIAILD, encoded by the coding sequence ATGAAAAAGATAATTTTTACCGAAAGTGCTCCGGCTCCGATAGGACCTTATAACCAAGCAGTTCTTAAAGGGAATACACTCTATACTTCTGGACAAATTGCAATCAATCCATCAACTGGCGAATTAGTTACAGATACCATTGAAGTAGAAACAGAGCAAGTTATGCAAAACATGAAAGCTGTACTTCATGAAGCTGGAATGACCTTTGAAAATGTAGTAAAGACCACCATATTCATTATGAACATGAATGATTTTGGAAAAATAAATACTATTTATGGTTCTTATTTCAACGAAAAAACCGCTCCAGCACGTGAAACGGTTCAAGTGGCATGTTTGCCAAAAAATGTAAATGTTGAAATTTCAATGATTGCGATACTAGACTAA
- a CDS encoding putative LPS assembly protein LptD — MTCQKTGHNFTKIAFKPLHTNLFNIVLLSIILSLGSGKLYSQDISKKKTAVSANKQTDSKKPTTDTLKTPVLTVQKQTDTIKVDSTKQKKAFLDGKVRYKAEQYAKIDQKKKNITLYDKAELYYQDIELKSGIIVMDYEKNEVYAGRIKDSTGAYTQYPNFKQGANVIEPDSIRFNFKTKKALIWNSRSDQGEFKIKAAITKKENDSVYFLKGARFTTSKDVDNPEYYFQTNKVKFIPGKKVVTGLTNMVIANVPTPIALPFAFFPMNKETSISGLILPSYNDSNNRGFSLQNLGYYFALSDNYDLTVLGDYYTNGSYGLRFESSYAKRYNYRGNLNIRFENLITSERGYPDYLKQNIYNIQWSHSKDSKSNPNSSFSASVNLGSSKYFKQSINQINIGSNLNNTLSSSISYSKTFASVPQIRMSLTATHSQNTQTEEINMTLPTLQLSVDRVYPFVGKDGVKKGFFKNINLQYNLNGRNSIVTTDSLFFKPQMFRDAKVGFQHSIPLSTNFKLFKYFSASTSMNYEEIWYTKTIERSYDVDQSKVVDKTINGFDAFRTYSFSSSVGTTIYGTFNFGNDKKIKSIRHVMRPSVSYGYTPSFEKYYDTYASDASGTMKQYSRFESGIFGAPGLNNSNTLGFDLSNTFEAKVTDKDSTKVEPKKIMLLNNLNLSTSYNLDADGVTSLAFSPIRVSGGTALFDNKMNVNFGATLDPYAIDNSGNRINVFNIDNGGSLFRMTSSNMTLNYSISSQGKDKTDKDKNTQSQRNGGREDDLFGTNTDLGDNRRSQFEEEDEDEGEDKISEFFNSKLPWDMTFAYSLTYGNNNRENKIIGNSIMISANADITPKWKAGVSTGYDFVQKGVTFTQLRFERDLLSWRMDFNWSPFGTNANWGFFIGIKSGVLSDIKWDKRSVINR; from the coding sequence TTGACATGTCAAAAAACAGGCCATAATTTTACAAAAATAGCATTTAAACCTTTGCATACAAACTTATTTAATATCGTTTTATTATCAATTATCCTATCACTAGGTTCTGGTAAATTATATTCACAAGATATATCAAAAAAAAAGACAGCTGTATCCGCTAACAAACAGACTGATAGCAAAAAACCTACTACTGACACACTCAAAACTCCAGTTTTAACGGTACAAAAGCAAACTGACACGATTAAAGTTGACAGTACAAAGCAAAAAAAAGCTTTTCTTGATGGAAAGGTCCGATACAAAGCAGAGCAGTATGCTAAGATTGATCAAAAGAAAAAAAATATTACACTTTACGACAAAGCAGAATTATATTACCAAGATATTGAATTGAAGTCTGGCATAATTGTAATGGACTATGAAAAAAATGAAGTGTATGCAGGTCGTATCAAAGATTCAACAGGAGCGTATACCCAATACCCTAACTTTAAGCAAGGTGCAAATGTTATTGAGCCCGATTCTATTCGTTTTAATTTTAAAACAAAAAAGGCTTTAATTTGGAATTCAAGATCAGATCAAGGAGAATTTAAAATCAAAGCCGCCATCACCAAAAAAGAAAATGATTCCGTTTATTTTTTAAAAGGAGCGCGCTTTACTACTTCAAAGGATGTAGACAATCCCGAATATTATTTTCAAACCAATAAGGTGAAATTTATTCCAGGTAAAAAAGTAGTGACTGGATTAACAAATATGGTCATTGCAAATGTTCCTACTCCTATAGCTTTACCGTTTGCTTTTTTTCCAATGAATAAAGAAACCAGCATTTCAGGGTTGATTTTACCAAGTTATAATGACTCCAATAACCGAGGATTTTCACTTCAAAATTTAGGTTATTATTTTGCACTAAGTGATAATTATGATTTAACCGTTTTGGGAGATTATTATACTAATGGAAGTTATGGATTGCGTTTTGAGTCTAGTTATGCAAAAAGATATAATTACAGAGGAAATCTAAACATTAGATTCGAAAATTTAATAACAAGTGAAAGAGGATATCCTGATTATTTAAAACAGAATATCTACAATATTCAGTGGTCTCATTCTAAGGATTCTAAATCAAATCCTAATTCTAGTTTTTCAGCTTCTGTGAATTTAGGAAGTAGTAAATACTTCAAGCAATCTATCAATCAAATTAATATTGGTTCCAATCTTAATAATACATTAAGCTCTTCCATATCCTATTCAAAAACGTTTGCATCGGTACCACAGATCCGAATGTCACTGACTGCAACGCATTCGCAAAATACTCAAACGGAAGAAATTAATATGACTTTACCAACATTACAATTAAGTGTAGACCGAGTCTATCCTTTTGTTGGGAAGGATGGAGTAAAGAAAGGTTTTTTCAAAAATATCAATTTGCAATACAATTTAAACGGTAGGAACAGTATCGTAACTACTGACTCCTTATTCTTTAAACCACAAATGTTTAGAGATGCAAAAGTTGGTTTTCAACACAGCATTCCATTAAGCACCAATTTTAAATTATTCAAATATTTCAGTGCCTCTACTTCTATGAATTATGAGGAAATTTGGTATACCAAAACAATTGAAAGAAGCTATGATGTTGACCAAAGTAAAGTTGTTGACAAAACCATAAATGGATTTGACGCTTTTAGAACGTACTCCTTTTCATCTAGTGTAGGAACAACTATATATGGAACTTTTAATTTTGGCAATGACAAAAAAATCAAATCGATAAGACACGTCATGAGACCATCTGTTTCGTATGGCTATACTCCTAGTTTTGAAAAATACTACGACACCTATGCTTCAGACGCTAGCGGGACAATGAAACAATATTCCAGATTTGAAAGTGGAATTTTTGGTGCTCCGGGATTAAATAATTCCAATACGTTAGGTTTTGATTTGAGCAATACTTTTGAAGCAAAAGTTACAGACAAAGACAGCACCAAAGTGGAACCTAAAAAAATAATGCTGCTTAATAATTTGAACCTTTCCACTAGTTATAATCTTGATGCCGATGGAGTAACTTCACTTGCTTTTTCTCCAATAAGAGTTAGTGGTGGTACAGCATTATTCGACAACAAAATGAATGTCAATTTTGGAGCTACTTTAGACCCATACGCCATTGACAATTCTGGAAATCGAATTAATGTATTTAATATAGATAATGGCGGAAGTCTTTTTAGAATGACTAGTTCTAATATGACTCTAAATTATTCTATTTCGAGCCAAGGAAAAGACAAAACTGATAAAGATAAGAATACCCAAAGTCAACGAAATGGTGGTCGTGAAGATGATCTATTTGGTACAAATACCGACTTAGGAGACAACCGAAGAAGTCAATTTGAAGAGGAAGACGAAGATGAAGGAGAAGATAAAATTTCGGAATTTTTCAATTCTAAACTGCCTTGGGACATGACCTTTGCTTATTCACTAACTTACGGAAATAATAATAGAGAGAATAAAATCATTGGAAATTCAATTATGATTTCGGCAAATGCAGATATTACTCCAAAATGGAAAGCAGGAGTTTCTACAGGTTATGATTTTGTACAAAAAGGAGTAACTTTCACTCAGCTTCGTTTTGAGAGGGATTTATTGAGCTGGAGAATGGACTTCAATTGGTCTCCATTTGGAACAAACGCAAACTGGGGTTTCTTTATCGGAATAAAATCTGGTGTCCTTAGTGATATCAAATGGGATAAAAGAAGTGTCATCAATCGATAA
- a CDS encoding N-acetylmuramoyl-L-alanine amidase family protein, with amino-acid sequence MRSTSKIRIIVTFILILNSLAGFSQSNNFKVTLDAGHGAHDFGAVYEGRVEKNIALAVVLKVGKILERTPQMEVNYTRKTDVFIDLIERANIANRFNANIFVSIHCNANRNTAADGTETYVMGLSKVASNLEAAKKENSVITLEKDYKQKYEGFDPNSPESMIGLTLMQEEYLDNSISLASKVENAFEDLGKKIRGGGVKQAPFMVLHKAYMPRVLIEMGFISNTIEGNKLNSEEGQDEIAKAIADAIVSYKKEYYGSGELEIFEEIPSPKINEKPKGDTVAPAKSSMVSHPASESTLVKKTIDASKPVFKVQLSASSKKLELVPRNFKGLKNISVAYESRVYKYMYGETSDYDEAKKQLTEAKDKGYNSAFLIAFKNGQKVNIQDVIK; translated from the coding sequence ATGCGCAGTACAAGTAAAATTAGAATAATTGTAACTTTTATTTTGATACTAAATTCATTAGCTGGATTCAGTCAATCCAATAATTTTAAGGTAACTTTAGATGCGGGTCACGGCGCACATGATTTTGGTGCTGTATACGAAGGTCGTGTTGAAAAAAACATTGCTTTGGCTGTGGTTTTAAAAGTTGGAAAAATATTAGAGAGGACTCCACAAATGGAAGTCAATTACACTCGGAAAACAGATGTATTTATTGATTTGATTGAAAGAGCTAATATTGCTAATAGATTTAACGCCAATATATTTGTCTCTATCCATTGTAATGCTAATAGAAATACTGCTGCTGATGGAACAGAAACCTATGTGATGGGTTTGAGTAAAGTGGCTTCAAATTTAGAAGCTGCAAAAAAGGAGAACTCCGTAATTACTCTGGAGAAGGATTATAAGCAAAAATATGAAGGATTTGATCCTAACTCACCAGAATCGATGATTGGTCTAACGCTGATGCAAGAAGAATATTTAGATAATAGTATTTCACTAGCTAGTAAAGTAGAAAATGCATTTGAAGATTTGGGTAAAAAAATAAGAGGTGGAGGAGTAAAACAAGCTCCTTTTATGGTGCTTCACAAGGCATACATGCCAAGAGTATTGATAGAAATGGGTTTTATATCCAATACAATTGAAGGGAATAAATTAAATTCTGAAGAAGGACAGGATGAAATAGCTAAAGCTATTGCTGATGCTATAGTGAGTTATAAAAAAGAATATTATGGAAGTGGTGAACTTGAGATTTTTGAGGAAATTCCTTCGCCAAAAATTAATGAAAAACCTAAGGGAGACACTGTCGCTCCTGCAAAATCAAGTATGGTTTCACATCCTGCATCAGAATCAACATTAGTAAAAAAAACTATTGATGCTTCTAAACCTGTTTTCAAAGTGCAACTTTCAGCCAGTAGTAAGAAATTAGAATTAGTCCCAAGAAATTTTAAAGGACTTAAAAACATTTCTGTAGCTTATGAAAGTAGGGTTTACAAATATATGTATGGAGAGACTTCAGATTATGATGAAGCAAAAAAACAATTGACTGAAGCGAAAGACAAAGGATATAATTCAGCCTTTTTAATTGCATTTAAAAACGGACAGAAAGTTAACATACAAGACGTAATTAAATAA
- a CDS encoding N-acetylmuramoyl-L-alanine amidase family protein gives MKIPRKFKTKILVLFLLFSSNAFSQSNQKFTVILDAGHGGKDPGNSYHGFVEKEIALKTTLKLEKYLKKDSNIEVVYTRKSDVFIELKDRPKKANSIDANLFVSIHCNSVNNPIPYGTETFVMGLSRSKGNLEIAKQENSVILLEKNYKQTYKGFDPKNPETLIGLKILQEDYLDRSINLASKIESNFKNKLHRKSRGIKQTPLWVLDAAYMPSVLIELGFLSNGEEGRYLNSEEGQNNMAEAIASAIIVYKKEYFGSQPNANYEELPSKKAADYEVNDTSKNTKSKRIIENQVRQKQESKTQNSDVIFKVQFAAGNKNIKLNPSNFKGLKNVSMTTSNGVLYKYAYGSTSDYNTAKEDLKVVKSKGYTSAYIIAIKDGKNITIQEALK, from the coding sequence TTGAAAATACCCAGAAAATTCAAAACCAAAATTTTAGTTTTATTTTTACTTTTTTCTTCAAATGCTTTTTCACAATCCAATCAAAAGTTCACCGTTATTTTAGATGCGGGTCACGGAGGTAAAGATCCTGGTAACTCCTATCATGGTTTTGTTGAAAAAGAAATTGCGCTGAAAACGACTTTGAAATTAGAAAAATACCTCAAAAAAGATAGTAATATAGAAGTTGTTTACACTAGAAAATCAGATGTTTTTATAGAACTAAAAGACAGACCCAAAAAAGCAAACAGTATTGATGCTAATTTATTTGTTTCTATACATTGTAATTCTGTTAATAATCCAATTCCTTATGGTACAGAGACTTTTGTGATGGGTTTATCAAGAAGTAAAGGCAATTTAGAAATAGCAAAACAAGAAAATTCGGTTATATTACTAGAAAAAAATTACAAGCAAACGTATAAAGGTTTCGATCCCAAAAACCCTGAAACTTTAATAGGTTTAAAAATTCTTCAGGAAGATTATTTAGATCGAAGTATAAATTTGGCTTCAAAAATTGAGAGTAACTTTAAAAATAAATTACATCGGAAATCAAGAGGCATAAAACAGACTCCTTTATGGGTTTTAGATGCGGCTTATATGCCAAGTGTACTAATTGAATTGGGTTTTTTATCCAATGGCGAAGAAGGACGTTATTTGAATTCAGAGGAAGGACAAAATAATATGGCAGAAGCAATCGCATCAGCAATTATTGTTTACAAGAAAGAATATTTTGGATCACAACCCAATGCTAATTATGAGGAACTTCCATCAAAAAAAGCAGCTGATTATGAAGTAAATGATACTTCAAAGAATACGAAGTCTAAACGAATTATAGAAAATCAAGTTAGGCAAAAACAAGAGTCAAAAACACAAAATTCGGATGTGATTTTTAAAGTGCAATTTGCCGCTGGAAATAAAAATATTAAATTAAATCCGTCAAATTTTAAAGGATTAAAAAATGTATCAATGACAACCAGCAATGGAGTTTTATATAAATATGCATATGGCTCAACGTCAGATTATAACACGGCAAAAGAGGATTTGAAAGTTGTAAAATCCAAAGGATATACTTCAGCGTATATAATTGCAATTAAAGATGGAAAGAATATTACTATTCAAGAAGCGCTTAAATAA
- a CDS encoding MlaD family protein yields the protein MKITREIKTAILVIASILLFIWGYSFLKGKDLFTNYKTFYVSYKSVEGLSTSAPVTLNGLIIGKVSSIAIDENTGELLVELQLKTDFPISKSSIASIYEPGFIGGKQIAIVPNFEDKTLAVDGQKLQGGVKLGLTDKVGDQLAPLQEKLEKLLGSTEKLVSGLNNVLDQKGQQDLKLTLAELSKTIEQFHKASVSVNTLLDSNKNQINGVVTNFNKISGNFSKISDSLNKADLGKTVKNLNATLARVDGIMTGLESGKGSMGKLLNDDAFYQNIKSSTKELELLLQDVRLYPTRYINVSLFGKKNKPYVGPTNDSIPK from the coding sequence TTGAAAATAACACGAGAAATTAAAACTGCTATTTTAGTAATTGCATCGATTTTATTATTTATCTGGGGCTATAGTTTTTTGAAAGGAAAAGACCTTTTTACTAATTATAAAACATTTTATGTATCGTATAAAAGTGTAGAAGGTTTATCTACCTCTGCACCCGTAACATTAAACGGATTAATTATTGGTAAAGTCAGTAGCATTGCAATTGATGAAAATACAGGAGAATTATTAGTTGAATTACAATTAAAAACCGATTTTCCAATTTCTAAATCGAGTATAGCTTCTATTTATGAGCCAGGATTTATAGGAGGAAAGCAAATTGCAATTGTTCCTAATTTTGAAGATAAAACACTAGCTGTTGATGGACAAAAATTACAGGGAGGAGTAAAATTAGGTCTTACAGACAAAGTTGGAGATCAATTAGCACCACTTCAAGAAAAATTAGAAAAGCTATTGGGAAGCACTGAAAAATTAGTTTCAGGATTAAATAATGTTTTGGATCAAAAAGGACAGCAGGACTTAAAACTTACCTTAGCAGAATTGAGTAAGACCATCGAACAATTTCACAAAGCTTCAGTAAGCGTTAATACGTTATTAGATAGTAACAAAAACCAAATAAATGGGGTAGTTACAAATTTTAATAAAATATCTGGAAATTTTTCTAAAATATCGGACTCGTTGAACAAAGCTGATTTAGGAAAAACGGTTAAAAATCTAAATGCTACTTTAGCTAGGGTTGATGGTATTATGACTGGTTTAGAATCTGGAAAAGGTTCTATGGGGAAATTATTGAACGATGATGCTTTCTACCAAAATATTAAAAGTTCTACTAAAGAATTAGAATTATTGTTGCAAGATGTTCGACTTTATCCAACTAGATATATTAATGTTTCTTTATTTGGAAAGAAAAACAAGCCTTATGTGGGGCCAACAAACGATTCAATCCCTAAATAA
- a CDS encoding (Fe-S)-binding protein, with product MSYLDNVLFAILLVIGFGYFYMSVKKIIRNINLGTDVNRSDNPKARWTNMAMIALGQSKMVKRPVAGILHIIVYVGFVVINIELLEIIIDGLFGTHRVFAFLGTTYDVLIASFEILALLVLVAVVAFWSRRNAIKLKRFVSSDLKGWPKSDANYILYFEVVLMTLFLLMNASDLHLQNVPGGFSHFIKAGSFPVSQFIEPIFNGMSNELVMLLSEVFWWLHIVGILIFMNYLYFSKHLHILLAFPNTYFANLNPQGQFDNLESVNKEVKLMMDPNADPYAAAPVDENAVPSKFGASDVQDLNWVQLLNAYTCTECGRCTSSCPANITGKKLSPRKIMMDTRDRLEEVGKNIDANKGIFIPDNKTLLNDYITAEELWACTSCNACVEECPVNISPLSIIMDMRRYLVMEQSAAPMPLNAMMTNIENNGAPWQYNQQDRLNWKNE from the coding sequence ATGAGCTATTTAGACAATGTTTTATTTGCCATTCTTTTGGTAATTGGTTTTGGTTATTTTTACATGAGTGTCAAAAAAATAATCAGAAATATAAATCTTGGAACTGATGTAAATCGTTCAGATAACCCTAAAGCACGATGGACTAATATGGCCATGATTGCACTCGGTCAATCTAAAATGGTCAAAAGACCGGTTGCAGGAATACTTCATATTATTGTCTATGTTGGTTTTGTCGTTATCAATATTGAATTACTAGAAATTATTATTGACGGACTTTTTGGTACGCACCGTGTTTTTGCTTTTTTAGGAACAACGTATGATGTACTTATTGCTTCTTTCGAGATTTTAGCACTTTTAGTTTTAGTGGCAGTTGTTGCTTTTTGGAGCCGAAGAAACGCAATTAAATTAAAAAGATTTGTAAGCTCTGACCTAAAAGGTTGGCCTAAAAGTGATGCCAATTATATCTTATATTTTGAGGTTGTTTTGATGACATTGTTTCTATTAATGAATGCTTCTGATTTGCATTTGCAAAATGTACCTGGAGGTTTTTCTCATTTCATAAAAGCAGGTTCTTTTCCTGTAAGTCAATTTATTGAACCAATTTTCAATGGAATGTCAAATGAGTTGGTGATGCTTTTATCTGAAGTATTTTGGTGGTTGCATATTGTGGGAATTTTAATTTTCATGAACTATCTTTATTTTTCAAAACACTTACACATATTATTGGCATTTCCAAATACGTATTTTGCTAATTTAAACCCGCAAGGGCAATTTGATAACTTAGAATCTGTTAATAAAGAAGTTAAATTGATGATGGATCCTAATGCAGATCCTTATGCTGCAGCACCAGTAGATGAAAATGCAGTTCCAAGTAAATTTGGAGCTAGTGACGTTCAAGATTTAAATTGGGTTCAATTATTGAATGCTTATACCTGTACTGAATGTGGTCGTTGTACCTCATCTTGTCCAGCAAACATAACAGGAAAAAAATTGTCTCCTCGTAAAATCATGATGGATACAAGGGATCGATTAGAAGAAGTAGGGAAAAATATTGATGCCAATAAAGGTATTTTTATCCCTGATAACAAAACTTTATTGAACGATTATATTACAGCCGAAGAGCTTTGGGCGTGTACGTCTTGTAATGCTTGTGTGGAGGAATGTCCCGTAAATATTAGTCCGCTTTCTATCATTATGGATATGAGACGTTATCTGGTTATGGAACAGAGTGCTGCTCCAATGCCTTTAAACGCAATGATGACAAACATAGAAAATAATGGTGCTCCGTGGCAATACAATCAACAAGACCGATTGAATTGGAAAAACGAATAG
- a CDS encoding (Fe-S)-binding protein has translation MSENLIVPTMAEMLAQGKQPEVLFWVGCAGSFDDRAKKITKAFVRILNRANVPFAVLGTEESCTGDPAKRAGNEFLFQMQAMMNIEVLNAYEAKKIVTACPHCFNTLKNEYPELGGKYEVVHHTEFLKSLLDDGRLTIEGGQFKGKRITFHDPCYLGRANNVYEAPRDLILKLDAELVEMKRSKANGLCCGAGGAQMFKDAEPGNKEVNVERTEDALETKPEIIAAGCPFCNTMMTDGIKNKEKESEVKVMDIAELIANAQDL, from the coding sequence ATGTCAGAGAATTTAATAGTGCCTACTATGGCCGAAATGTTAGCTCAAGGGAAACAACCAGAAGTTTTGTTTTGGGTGGGTTGTGCAGGAAGTTTTGACGATAGAGCAAAAAAAATAACGAAAGCATTTGTTCGAATTTTAAATCGTGCAAACGTTCCTTTTGCAGTTTTGGGCACTGAAGAAAGCTGTACAGGTGATCCTGCAAAAAGAGCTGGAAATGAGTTTTTATTCCAAATGCAAGCCATGATGAATATTGAGGTTTTGAATGCATACGAAGCCAAAAAAATTGTCACTGCTTGTCCTCATTGTTTCAATACACTTAAAAATGAGTATCCGGAATTAGGCGGAAAATATGAAGTTGTTCACCATACGGAGTTTTTGAAATCATTGTTGGACGATGGAAGATTAACCATTGAAGGTGGACAATTTAAAGGAAAACGAATTACTTTTCACGATCCTTGCTATTTAGGAAGAGCTAACAATGTATACGAAGCACCAAGAGATTTAATTCTTAAATTGGATGCTGAATTAGTAGAAATGAAGCGTTCTAAAGCAAACGGTTTATGTTGCGGTGCTGGTGGTGCCCAAATGTTTAAAGATGCTGAGCCAGGAAATAAGGAAGTCAACGTTGAAAGAACCGAAGATGCATTAGAAACAAAACCAGAAATTATTGCTGCGGGTTGTCCTTTTTGTAATACCATGATGACGGATGGTATTAAAAACAAAGAAAAAGAAAGCGAAGTAAAAGTGATGGATATTGCTGAATTAATCGCTAATGCGCAAGATTTATAA
- a CDS encoding ABC transporter ATPase, whose product MYVPFENLPEESRIWIYQSNRKFSDAEFSEIETALQSFLEGWAAHGTSLESSYQLKYNRFIIIAVNQDVQAATGCSIDSSVEFIQSLEQKYSVDLLDKMNVTFKLGEHIAHKPLIDFKKMVKDKAVTENTIVFNNLVNNIEEYNESWEVPAIDSWHSRFF is encoded by the coding sequence ATGTACGTTCCATTTGAAAATTTACCTGAAGAATCTAGAATCTGGATTTATCAATCTAATAGAAAGTTTTCGGATGCGGAATTTTCAGAAATAGAAACCGCTTTGCAATCCTTTCTAGAAGGTTGGGCTGCTCACGGAACTAGTTTAGAATCATCGTATCAATTAAAATACAACCGATTTATCATTATTGCCGTAAATCAGGATGTACAAGCGGCAACAGGTTGTTCTATTGATTCTTCTGTGGAATTTATTCAAAGTTTAGAACAAAAATACTCCGTTGATTTATTAGATAAAATGAATGTCACTTTCAAACTTGGGGAGCATATTGCACACAAACCTTTGATTGATTTCAAGAAAATGGTAAAAGATAAAGCGGTTACTGAGAACACTATCGTTTTCAATAATTTAGTTAATAATATTGAAGAATACAATGAATCCTGGGAAGTTCCTGCTATCGATAGCTGGCACAGTAGGTTTTTTTAA